The following DNA comes from Nymphalis io chromosome 12, ilAglIoxx1.1, whole genome shotgun sequence.
AGAGATAGAGATTCTTGTTGTTTATTACATATTCcagttataaactttttatcatTAAGTcttgttttaaacaaaaagcAAGTTGAAATAATGAAGACGTCTTTTAAACTCCAGAAAATCGAATTGACTggtaaaacaaacatttgttcACTAACAATatcatgattatatttttaatattttgtgttttacgctttttttaatagatatttaatttaaccctTTGAACGCCTTCCTTTCCATTCCCTGTAACTAcgatatgttataatttattactataaatattaaagtatatttgtttcaaattttcAGCCACAGATCCAAACGCTTGGCGTCTCGGGAGAATCGACGAAACTGACCACGAGACGCCCGTTTGAGGGCAAGCACTGCATCTAGCGGTGCGTCCGAGAAAACGCGACCGCTAGTGCATTCTATGCCATATTTCATGGACTTATGGTCCAATTGAACTGATGCTTCGAAAACGTTGCCATATGTGGAAGATAAATGACGTGCGAACATGAACTGTGTCATACGATTAAGAAGGTTCGAaatgtctgttttttttaagaaattgaaGGTGTCCATTGAAAAGAAATTAAGCTGTGTTATACGTGCGGGATATCAaagttgttatataaattgtaactttaacttaatatgatgtaataaataatgtaaatggaTTGAAAACTACCATGACTAGCTTTCAGGGGCAGATTAAAAtagatctttaaataaattcttaaggATAGAATAAAACTAACGATGAAATTGCTTATCTTTTGTAATGGACACTTATCTATTGATCAAAAAGAGCATGACAATGTCTTacgagttttaatttttttacgaaagtcgactattttactaaaaaagtaCGGTAAACTGACATTTTTAGCAGGCAATAATGACGATAGCTCTAAATATACTGATaagagttataatatataaatattccgcGCCAAAAATAGTGTCAGTCTGCTGTTAAAAAAGTGcagaccaaataaaaaaatgagtatATTTACTAGACCCGTTAGTGTTACAGTGtacgtataatataaagatattttttgcgATATTAGAATAGTAGCAATACGAACGGTCACAAATAAACCAGaattattttgtgtataatatttatatagatagaaATTAACTAATCGATGACGAGAGTTTCTTCAGCAATTTTTTATAAGTGCATTCTCAATAACTgccttttaaaacttattaaaagttatacaCTTCATATATAAAACCTCATGTCCTGAatctcttaaattataaataattgtttttcttcGATAATAACTCCTGGCATGAAATATTATAGCGACTGcacttataaaaaacaaatatcgttTAAGAATTTTGCAGAGTATCTTGTTATATGCTTATAAATAGTGTATCAGaaatactgtaaataaaattaaatgggaACTGTGTGTACAAAGTAAATCGATTCTAGCTTAAAATGTAAGGAATTTAATccgtttaatgaaattataaactcGCAGGTATTTATCGAAATTGtcagtttaaaataatataagtaaacatgtataaaataatttatattaatttgaacgcacaaaaaaacaattgctgatttagggtccgttcacacagaccggctcggagagcatcggcctgcttttttcttttcacacagaccgggtcgtatacgcttggaattggccggagcggagccgccaactatttcacatcgaccggctggaagagatctgaaagcgggtgcgagcgagaaagagcacgcaagcggagccggtcggctccttttattacttcacacgaagcgcgttcaggcatttttaatgacaaaaaaggtgcaaatgcaaaaataaactttactacaatcactcaaaacactgtttccaacgtgataaaaatctgctctcctctccgagccggtctgtgtgaacggacccttacaCATGATCATGATAcatatacatgaaaaaaaaaacagaaattagAATAATTTGTAAGAAACTTAAAAATTCCTAAATTAGGATAGTAATATTTGTACAGAATAGATTCCAGACATTgtgaatgaataattttatttttggttcTATGTTAGTACATTCGAAAATAGTTTGGATACTTGTAAtgacatttgatttttttatgctttatttttgtttcgttccattaaaaagaaaacgaactttttaatgaaaaaaatgaataaataaaacaaagctaACTATAATAGACTATTATAATTGaaagtaatgtataaattagaCACACATTCCTTTTTTTAGCATTATTGATTGGTATGAATTGTTAATACTAATAGAAATGACTAAAAGATtagatttgaaataatttcatcattttctataatataaaaaaaaacgaaaattacTAAACTTTAACTCTCTTACTCAAACAATAAAGAGTTATGTTCTATGAAAACCAatcataacttatttttatatatatttttaaaaacatttatctgAAAGACAAGTAATTtcgtgtaaaattataaatgcactGCCATTgctatatatagattaaaatttaatttgtgaaaaattaaataataaaaatataagtacataagtGATCGTATAATAATGTGAAAATAAGGATCTCGATGTAACTTTGTTTACttatctgtaataaatatttgttatgtcACAAACACATCCCCCATCAATTCAAGgctaagaatattttaaacatttatactgAAAATTCATAGAAATAAGTATGTTTTTGagttttaagatattatttgttTGCTATTTGTGAATATCTTGCTATTTATATGGAATTGAAGCTCTTGAAGTGACTTCTTATTTTACCCGTTACTTCTGAACAAACAAATGTTATTACAGATTTGTTACTTGCCTTGAAGAATGTATGAACACCCGGAGTGTTTGCATTGATTGCTACACAAAGCAAGGCATGGATGCTGGGCTTTTGTGAGCTTTAGAAGGCCTTACCGAATTGCCATTTGTGATGTTTGTAAATTTTGAATGTGTAATTATATCATTGTAGTACACGTTGAAATGAatagagataaaaaataaaataatgaattgtgTAAAAAGTTGGTTTTATTTCTGTGGTTATTTTATCATAACAAACAGATTTGGGaaacagttttaataaattattcaacagTCCAATGCACATGAAttctcattttatataaataatccacaattttttatcaactaCTTTCTTGAATATtgttaagataaatttaataataacaatcaaatatcatgAGTCATCAAAGGTCATCCGTCCCACTCCGTGTTGTTTGATGTATCTTCTATATTGCTTATACTTATTGTTTTCTGctaatgatttttttgtttcttcatcttttttttctttccaTACTGTGAAATTTTCCTTTATCCACAATTCATCATCTAAGTATTCTTGTCTCTCTTCATCCTCTAGGGCATTGAACTGGTGGAGACCCAGTTTCATATATTTTCTGATTATGTACAACTTTTCTTCAGTTCCATATGGCTGCTTAAGAATAGTGAATTTCCAAAACCATCTTAAGtaccagtaaatataatatgatattgtgtagggtaatattattatttgtatccaAAGTATGTCCATAATTTCAGGTTTAGCATATGCCCCTTTTATGTCCATATTTTCTTCTATCACTCTTCTTATTATTCTATCTTGTTCCTCTTTTAATTCTGCTTTAGATTTTTTTGGACCTTTATTTTTTACCTGCAATTCTTTTGCTTCAGCTTTAGCGATATCTAATGCCCGATTTCTGTACTTAGGGATTGTCATAAAGTATTTTATGGCTGTATCATACTTTGACCAAGcgctataatattgtattatggaTATAATAGTTATTGTAACAGCCAGAACAATTCTTACGTCGACTTTAGGTGCTAATCGGCGTCGGTAATATCTGTAGTAATGAGCATAGTATGACTGAGGATTGTCCAACATGTAATCGTAATCTGTTCTTTCTTCGTCATCTCGAAGAATTTCGTAAGCTGTTGctatttgtttgaatttttcttCTGCTTCTTTCTTTTCTTTCTCACCTCGATGCAAGTCTGGGTGAAATCTTTTCGCTAATTGTCTATAAGCCCTGCCAATCTCATTCTTGGTGGCTTCTCTAGTGACCCCCAAAACTTCATAGCAGTTTTCTTTACCGCAATAAATACCTTCAAGTAGGTGATCGGCTGCGTATGCCAAAGTTATGTGACAtactaaagtaataaatataacacttttataagaatatatcatttttaatttatatcatattctattttattaaatgcagTAAATATgactagtatatataataaataatttattaaaaaataattcattaaccTCAATCTACCCTACCAGACCAATCCGTCAGTCACTACTTGACAAAGCGAATGTCAACGTCATATCGACGTCAGCTAATTTATTTGATCATATAGCCGTACTGAAATAATGTTGAAATCAAATTggcaaaaagtataaaatatttgtagattTTTATAGAAGCGGAACTTACGTTGATCATTATTGTAAATGAAttggtaattgtttttttctttaaaggtTTTTGTTTGGAATTGTTATTCTTATTTTGCCACACTTCTTCATGATAGTGatgtattaagtaattattatgatattttgttttgtatataataagtgaAGGCGTGTCATCATCATTTTAGATTTaatacatcaaaaatatttttcaattacaaattattacttatacaaTATGTGAAGATTTGTCAAGTGTCATCTGTCCTGTCATAGTGTCAACTTATATTCAACATGTGAGTTTGAttgaattataagtaatattaaattaaaatcatattatttataactaatatcaACATGTTACAAGACGAcataaaaacctttaaaaataatttgtacaagTATTTAGTGGGGGAGGAAAACTATGTAAATGGACTTTTGGTAAAAAAACACTCTGTGAACTTGCAACAACAGGGCGATTTTAGTTTCCCAAACAATGTGAAATCGTGGCAAGAATTTTTGAACTCTGATCAATTGCAAAACAGCTTGAAGCTAGTTTCTCTGTTGAAATGTATTAACAAAGATATTACCAATTTAACTGAAACGTCACAGAATTGGGACATACCGGTAGTGAAAGCTACGGAGCTAAATGATCGAATTCATTTGTTTATCGACCGATTCAAAGCGATTCAGGTCTGTTTTCATAATGCATCGATCaacaatgaatttatattacGAAGAATACGTGCTAATACAAATtctgtaaacttagattccagtTGCAAAGAAAcaaattgtataacatatttacgaataaaaattttaactgatgttgttagaaatttatatttacttaatgtaTATCCTGAAAATACAGATATAATAGTGACATGGAAGTCTAAgtctgattttaattataataaatctattttctgTGGTACAGTATTGAATGCAAAAACTGGATCAAAGGAGAATACTATAACTGCTGAGGAGTATATAAGGTATGTCTTATCATCAATAGAAAATTGAATTTCAATTTACCTTAGATGAcctaatttttcaaataaatctaTAGTCTGTACattgttattgatttattaCCTTTTGTTAATTTCTTTGGCATTCTTTGAAATACAATAtaccaaattattaaaatagaattgtACATGTGTATAAGAAACATACGTAAAAtggattattgttttttttttcagaataagGCAGGATGAATTGACTTTAATTGCAAAACATAAGTATGGAGTGCGAGTGTCCACTGAAGCAAAATGGAAGGAATTTATAGCAAGTCTAGGAGAATCGGCTGTTGCATTTGAATTGCTACAAACTAAATGTACCAGCCCTgttaaaatacaatttgatgCTTCAGGAGGATCTAGCAAAGGTATAaaccaagttaaataaaaaaagaacttgTAAAAAAAGGTGCACTAATTCAATCTCTACCTTAATACTTTTGTCCTATTTGATTGAAGCAAAACTCCAATTTATTCTTACcataactgtttttatttttgttttgtgtgtcaaattattgtatgtaaataaacaaatgggtcatacttttaaaacaaatatatattattatttacaataattatattgtaattagtttatatagataaatcaaCTTT
Coding sequences within:
- the LOC126772223 gene encoding dnaJ homolog subfamily C member 25 homolog; amino-acid sequence: MIYSYKSVIFITLVCHITLAYAADHLLEGIYCGKENCYEVLGVTREATKNEIGRAYRQLAKRFHPDLHRGEKEKKEAEEKFKQIATAYEILRDDEERTDYDYMLDNPQSYYAHYYRYYRRRLAPKVDVRIVLAVTITIISIIQYYSAWSKYDTAIKYFMTIPKYRNRALDIAKAEAKELQVKNKGPKKSKAELKEEQDRIIRRVIEENMDIKGAYAKPEIMDILWIQIIILPYTISYYIYWYLRWFWKFTILKQPYGTEEKLYIIRKYMKLGLHQFNALEDEERQEYLDDELWIKENFTVWKEKKDEETKKSLAENNKYKQYRRYIKQHGVGRMTFDDS